One part of the Humulus lupulus chromosome 9, drHumLupu1.1, whole genome shotgun sequence genome encodes these proteins:
- the LOC133800112 gene encoding uncharacterized protein LOC133800112, translating into MDTQKVFEDARCRIFPATLSNAAQKWYFKFPPASIISWEMFVKEFYGQFYAGQIHPTEANKLVDIRKNEGEPLKEYIQRFMRATTRAKSVGDEGKMMGITAQVQCQSPLWSNLRKNGVKNTPEFLDRADKYIKLEEAIANDGKSPKADQGKTEESTKAASGPSKPNNNNNNNNNKNGEKWKFFEEMTSNNKHPKENMYKLRFTNHRTLVDSRAEVY; encoded by the coding sequence atggacacCCAAAAGGTGTTTGAAGATGCTCGATGTAGGATCTTTCCTGCTACTTTATCTAATGCTGCCCAGAAATGGTACTTCAAATTTCCTCCAGCCAGCATAATTtcatgggagatgtttgtaaaggaaTTCTACGGACAATTTTATGCTGGTCAGATACATCCAACAGAGGCCAATAAGCTAGTCGATATAAGAAAAAATGAAGGAGAACCTTTAAAAGAGTACATCCAGAGGTTTATGCGAGCAACGACTCGGGCCAAAtcagttggagatgagggaaagatgatgggcATCACCGCTCAGGTGCAATGCCAATCTCCCCTTTGGAGcaacctaaggaaaaatggagTAAAAAATACTCCAGAATTTTTAGATCGAGCAGATAAATACATCAAGTTGGAGGAGGCTATAGCCAATGACGGAAAGTCTCCAAAGGCCGACCAGGGCAAAACAGAGGAGTCGACCAAGGCTGCTAGTGGGCCTAGCAAAcccaacaacaataacaacaacaataataataagaatggagAAAAATGGAAATTTTTTGAGGAGATGACATCTAATAATAAGCACCCTAAGGAGAACATGTACAAGTTGAGGTTCACTAACCACAGGACCCTGGTCGACAGCAGAGCAGAAGTGTATTAG